The proteins below come from a single Vidua chalybeata isolate OUT-0048 chromosome 1, bVidCha1 merged haplotype, whole genome shotgun sequence genomic window:
- the LOC128801731 gene encoding leucine-rich repeat-containing protein 14-like, with product MAPSRSRSTHIPPCIPKRQFPPGYSDSLLFLCARRIVAHHPLPVLPALPAHLYPILFQAAFLDGRPLVLRDLVAAWPFPVLNFQRLVGRQELLRDHPCKLCVQAVILAVVAQLRRQLEEPGHHSSACRLRVLDVTGVPDDPAGRTPDGMSTPWSGTVALAKACVEVSKHQREFQRRGSKRHKGRSGAAVAAAAPQPPGVDVHADLFVNGMSYGILRDALQTGAASPLRLKCREFQAEKLSLAGIVSLLETLDPSCVRRVDLRFRNLGLTGLSVILPHLSRFPELRSLKLQYSNVDVRRPTPESAIGIRCLAGQLGMLPSLRELNLGSSRLSGNLRQILCDLQAPLESLELAFCSLVPADLAFLSQSFHAPALKRLDLSGHDFSQGLLEPLRLLLEETSASLLHLDLMECRMADSHLDALLPTLRRCSRLRFLGLYGNSLSTAALKDLLQKTLELPDLHLVVYPFPVDCYKPEPPRRVPGSRRIYEEPMDGERLAAATAEISQLLANSGRTDLVWTYNPYGHGTLDYFSL from the exons ATGGCTCCGTCGCGCAGCCGCTCCACCCACATCCCGCCGTGCATCCCCAAGCGCCAATTCCCGCCGGGATATTCCgattccctcctcttcctctgcgCCCGCCGCATCGTCGCCCACCACCCCCTGCCCGTCCTCCCCGCCCTCCCCGCCCACCTCTACCCCATCCTCTTCCAAGCGGCGTTCCTGGACGGGAGGCCCCTGGTCCTGCGCGATTTGGTGGCCGCGTGGCCTTTCCCGGTGCTCAACTTCCAGCGCCTCGTGGGGCGCCAGGAGCTGCTCCGCGATCACCCCTGCAAGCTCTGCGTCCAGGCCGTCATCCTGGCCGTGGTGGCGCAGCTCCGGCGGCAGCTGGAGGAGCCCGGCCACCATTCCAG cGCATGTCGCCTACGCGTGCTGGACGTGACGGGAGTTCCGGACGATCCCGCCGGCCGCACTCCAGACGGGATGAGCACGCCCTGGTCCGGCACGGTGGCTTTGGCCAAGGCTTGCGTGGAGGTGTCCAAGCACCAGCGGGAATTCCAGAGGCGCGGATCCAAGCGGCACAAAGGCCGCTCCGGAGCCGCCGTTGCCGCGGCGGCTCCACAGCCCCCGGGCGTGGATGTCCACGCCGACCTGTTCGTCAACGGAATGTCCTACGGGATCCTGCGCGACGCCCTCCAGACCGGAGCCGCCAGCCCGCTGCGCCTCAAGTGCCGCGAATTCCAAGCAGAAAAGCTCTCCCTGGCCGGCATCGTGAGCCTGCTGGAAACTCTGGATCCCTCCTGCGTGCGGAGGGTGGATCTGCGCTTCCGGAATTTGGGATTGACCGGGCTCTCGGTGATCCTGCCGCACCTCTCGCGCTTCCCGGAGCTGCGTAGCCTCAAGCTCCAGTACAGCAACGTGGACGTGCGGCGCCCGACGCCGGAATCGGCCATCGGAATCCGGTGCCTGGCCgggcagctgggaatgctgcccaGCCTCCGCGAGCTCAACCTGGGATCCTCCCGGCTCTCCGGGAATCTGCGCCAGATCCTCTG CGACCTCCAGGCTCCGTTGGAAAGCTTGGAATTGGCCTTCTGCTCCCTCGTTCCCGCCGACCTCGCCTTCCTCTCCCAAAGCTTCCACGCTCCGGCCCTCAAAAGGTTGGATCTGAGCGGCCACGACTTCTCCCAAGGCCTCCTGGAGCCGCTGcggctgctcctggaggaaaCCTCGGCCTCGCTGCTGCACCTGGATCTCATGGAATGCCGCATGGCCGACTCCCACCTGGACGCGCTGCTGCCGACGCTGCGGCGCTGCTCCCGCCTGCGCTTCCTGGGACTCTACGGCAATTCCCTGTCCACGGCTGCGCTCAAGGATCTGCTCCAGAAAACCTTGGAGCTGCCCGATCTCCACCTGGTCGTGTATCCCTTCCCCGTGGATTGCTACAAGCCGGAGCCTCCGCGCCGAGTGCCCGGATCCCGACGGATTTACGAGGAGCCCATGGACGGCGAACGTTTGGCCGCGGCGACGGCGGAgatttcccagctgctggcgAATTCCGGGAGAACCGACCTCGTCTGGACTTACAACCCCTACGGCCACGGGACCCTGGACTACTTCTCCTTGTGA
- the C1H8orf82 gene encoding UPF0598 protein C8orf82 homolog — protein sequence MRAGLVLRLCARPELRYQQGQRPGPGIREYFYYVDHHGQLFLDDTKVKNFVTCFKDVAFLSFFFRHLERNRGGRYRQRFPFVSRCGRERNFLRCSDLAVVFTQILPGSRGRSLLSYCGGGAELTVPFRPEALAVLPENGRLYHPAPENAGGVGLVRSALAEELSSAFRFEDGPEKPPTHFWWEGKEYRLSGEILGVLRAEKSALEAEASVSAS from the exons ATGAGGGCGGGGTTGGTGCTGCGGCTCTGCGCCCGCCCGGAGCTCCGGTACCAGCAGGGGCAGAGGCCGGGGCCTGGAATCCGCGAGTATTTTTATTACGTAGATCACCATGGCCAG cttttcctggacGACACCAAAGTCAAGAATTTCGTCACCTGCTTCAAAG ACGTCGcgttcctttccttcttcttccgGCACCTGGAGCGGAACCGCGGCGGGCGCTACCGGCAGCGCTTCCCCTTCGTGTCGCGCTGCGGCCGCGAGCGGAATTTCCTCCGCTGCTCCGACCTGGCCGTGGTTTTCACCCAAATCCTGCCCGGCTCCCGCGGCCGCTCCCTCCTGTCCTactgcggcggcggcgccgaGCTGACGGTGCCCTTCCGGCCGGAGGCGTTGGCCGTGCTCCCGGAGAACGGGCGCCTCTATCACCCGGCGCCGGAAAACGCCGGCGGCGTCGGCTTGGTGCGTTCGGCGTTGGCCGAAGAGTTGAGCTCGGCGTTTCGCTTCGAGGACGGGCCCGAGAAGCCGCCGACGCATTtttggtgggaagggaaggagtaTCGGCTCTCCGGGGAAATTTTGGGCGTTCTGCGGGCGGAGAAATCGGCGTTGGAGGCGGAAGCTTCGGTTTCCGCCTCCTGA
- the LRRC14 gene encoding leucine-rich repeat-containing protein 14: MDSLLFLCARRVVTQRPLPALPADLQPVLFQAAFLDGRPLVLCDLVAAWPFPVLNFRRLVGRQELLRDHPCKLCVQAIILAVVAQLRRQLEEPGHHSSLRVLDMTGIPDSTSGRAPDGMSVWSSTVALAKACVEVSKHQREFQRRGSKRHKGRSGAAVAAAAAQPPGVEVHADLFVNGTSYGILRDALQTGAASPLRLKCREFQAEELSASGIVALLESLDPSFVRRVDLRFNNLGLAGLSVILPHLSRFPELRSLKLQYSNVDVRRPTPESAIGIRCLAGQLGMLPSLRELNLGSSRLSGNLRQILCDLQAPLESLELAFCSLVPADLAFLSQSFHAPALKRLDLSGHDFSQGLLEPLRLLLEETSASLLHLDLMECRMADSHLDALLPTLRRCSRLRFLGLYGNSLSTAALKDLLQKTLELPDLHLVVYPFPVDCYKPEPPSESGWNFEEPVDEELLVATTAEFSQMLADSGRTDLVWTSNPYGHGTLDYFSL, from the exons ATGGATTCCCTCCTGTTCCTCTGCGCCCGCCGCGTCGTCACCCAGCGCCCTCTCCCCGCCCTCCCCGCCGATCTCCAGCCCGTCCTCTTCCAAGCGGCGTTCCTGGACGGGAGGCCCCTGGTCCTGTGCGATTTGGTGGCCGCGTGGCCTTTCCCGGTGCTCAACTTCCGGCGCCTCGTGGGGCGCCAGGAGCTGCTCCGCGATCACCCCTGCAAGCTCTGCGTCCAGGCCATCATCCTGGCCGTGGTGGCGCAGCTCCGGCGGCAGCTGGAGGAGCCCGGCCACCATTCCAG CCTACGCGTGCTGGACATGACCGGGATTCCGGATTCAACGTCCGGCCGCGCTCCGGACGGGATGAGCGTCTGGTCCAGCACGGTGGCTTTGGCCAAGGCTTGCGTGGAGGTGTCCAAGCACCAGCGGGAATTCCAGAGGCGCGGATCCAAGCGGCACAAAGGCCGCTCCGGAGCCGCCGTTGCCGCGGCAGCTGCACAGCCCCCGGGCGTGGAGGTCCACGCCGACCTGTTCGTCAACGGAACGTCCTACGGGATCCTGCGCGACGCCCTCCAGACCGGAGCCGCCAGCCCGCTGCGCCTCAAGTGCCGCGAATTCCAAGCAGAGGAGCTCTCGGCCTCCGGGATCGTGGCTTTGTTGGAATCCTTGGATCCGTCCTTCGTGCGGAGGGTGGATCTGCGCTTCAACAACTTGGGATTGGCCGGGCTCTCGGTGATCCTGCCGCACCTCTCGCGCTTCCCGGAGCTGCGTAGCCTCAAGCTCCAGTACAGCAACGTGGACGTGCGGCGCCCGACGCCGGAATCGGCCATCGGAATCCGGTGCCTGGCCgggcagctgggaatgctgcccaGCCTCCGCGAGCTCAACCTGGGATCCTCCCGGCTCTCCGGGAATCTGCGCCAGATCCTCTG CGACCTCCAGGCTCCGTTGGAAAGCTTGGAATTGGCCTTCTGCTCCCTCGTTCCCGCCGACCTCGCCTTCCTCTCCCAAAGCTTCCACGCTCCGGCCCTCAAAAGGTTGGATCTGAGCGGCCACGACTTCTCCCAAGGCCTCCTGGAGCCGCTGcggctgctcctggaggaaaCCTCGGCCTCGCTGCTGCACCTGGATCTCATGGAATGCCGCATGGCCGACTCCCACCTGGACGCGCTGCTGCCGACGCTGCGGCGCTGCTCCCGCCTGCGCTTCCTGGGACTCTACGGCAATTCCCTGTCCACGGCCGCGCTCAAGGATCTGCTCCAGAAAACCTTGGAGCTGCCCGATCTCCACCTGGTCGTGTATCCCTTCCCCGTGGATTGCTACAAGCCGGAGCCGCCGTCGGAATCCGGTTGGAATTTTGAGGAACCCGTGGACGAGGAACTTTTGGTGGCGACCACCGCCGAGTTCTCCCAAATGTTGGCCGATTCCGGGAGAACCGACCTCGTCTGGACTTCCAACCCCTACGGCCACGGGACCCTGGACTACTTCTCCTTGTGA